Sequence from the Clostridium saccharobutylicum DSM 13864 genome:
TTTGGCATGACACTATGCAGTATGCCATTTTGGATAATAATATCAACATTCGGCATATTATCTGTTGGTTTACCAAGTAAAGGACAAGTAGTTCAATCTTTAATAGTTGCTGTTTTTTCAGGAATTATTGCTACAATACTATTTTTTAAAGCAACTGATATAGTAAGCAGCAATACTCATAAGTTAGCTGTAATAGAATCAACACAATCCGGTGAAGTAATATTCACATTACTTGGAGGAGTATTTATTTTTCATGATAAAATTCCAACATTTCTTGGCTTAATCGGAATATTTCTTGTAGTCATTGGAATGATTTTGAATAGCCTTATTAGATCATAAGATGCAATTTTATATTAAATATATAGAAATAATTAATTTACGATTTTAATAATATTTTTTGTTAACAAAGAAATTCACTGCATCATCAGATGTCTATGACTGATACAGTGAATGAAAAATATATTGATGCAGAAAATAATTATTTCTCTTTTTTAATATGTAAAATACTTAACTATTATTTTTTCTACTTCCATCTTTGTTAAATAGTTTTCTTAAATGCATTTCATCCACAACAATCATCATTATAACGCCTATTAATATAACTATTAGTTGTACAATTTCATTATTGATAGCTATTGGTTGAATAATTGCCCAAATTCCAAAAATGCCATTAACAATTCCAAGTATCAACATACTAACTCCACCATATTTTTGTGCTACATCCCAAGTATCCTGATTTTTCTTTGATAAAGGTGTTCTATATCCGTAAATACCATTTATCTCTTTTGGCGGATACTTTATTAAAATAAATCCAAGCAAGATAAAAATTATTGCTATTGTTATACAACTCATATATTTCTCCTCTCTTACTAATGCATCTCTTAGCTATTACTTAGTTATAATTTTACCTCTTAATATAGATAAACAAACAATCATAATTTATTTTTTATAATATTTTTAAATTTTCTCTTATTATAACACACTTTATAATTAACAGCTTTTGTAATTTTAAAATTAGTATTAAATAAATAATGCAAAGTTAGAAACTTACTTTATATATAATCATATGAATAAAATAGAGTTAATTTATTGATACAATAAAATGGAGGGAATTTGTTGAATAATAATGTAATTGAAATGACCAACATCACCAAAAGCTTTTACATTGGAAAGCCGAACCAATTGAACATCCTTAAAAATATTAATATCAATATAAAAAAGGGGGAATTCGTATCTATTGTTGGTGAATCTGGATCTGGAAAAAGTACATTAATGAATATTATAGGTGCCCTTGACAGACAAACCTCAGGTCAATATATTCTCGATGGTATAGATATTAGGACAATTAGTGATAAAGATTTATCTATAATAAGAAATAGAAAAATAGGTTTTGTGTTTCAATCTTCCAACTTGATACCTAGAACAAACTCAATACAAAACGTTGAATTACCAATGCTTTATGCTGACGTAGATAAAAGAACACGAAGAAACCGTGCCAAAGAACTTTTACAACTAGTCGGAATTGATGATAGAATGTTTCACCTTCCAAATGAGTTATCAGGTGGTCAAAAGCAGAGAGTTGCAATTGCACGTGCTCTTGCAAATGACCCTGAAATTATACTTGCAGATGAACCAACAGGTGCTCTTGATTCTAATACTGGAAGATTAGTTATGAACTTATTCCATAAGATTCATGAAAATCAAGGAAAAACTATAGTTCTAATAACTCATAACAAAGAGCTTTCAAATGAAACACAAAGAATAATACAAATAAAAGATGGACAAATAGTAGAAGAAAAAATTAATACTTCTAATAACGTGCATGTTTTGAATTAGTTATAAATAAAATATGTGGTAACTTACCAAAAGAAATGGTGCTCTATTGTTTCAGTCACTAGATAAACGTACTGTGGATTTCTAACAGCATAAGTTATTCCACTCCAGCATGTTCCTTAAACAAGTTAATGACAAGCAAAAATAGAATAACTTATGCTGAAGAAATCCTACAGTTCTTTTATCAATGTAACATTCAACAAAAGAGCACCATTTCTTTCTATTTTAAAGCATAAATATAGTTAATAGTGATTCTACTAAAGTTCTAAAATACTACTTATTTAGATATATGTATATATCTTCAGAAATCATTTATATCTAAAAAGTTATTAGAAGGTCTTCTGGCTCGTAGCTCATTTTACCAAATAGTTCATACAAAGTTAACTATCTCATAAATCTAAAAATTAAATTGTTTATCTATATAGATATACAATTTAAGAACTCAACTTATTTGTGATTAATATCTCCACTAGAAATCATATATATATTTGTGAAAGAAGCATTTGAAATTGAGCTGTTGAAGATTTTTAATTGGAGCTTGTTACATTTACTGCTTGTCAAAATGAATATTTGGAACATGCGGAAATGGGCACAAGCTCCCATTTAGAATCTTCCAGCGAAAATTTCATAAGTCCGATGGAACAAATATATATATTATTTCGGTAAATCACCACATAAATCTAAAGTCTTGATTTGGATATCTATAATTCTTTTCAAAACCACTTATCTCTTTTAAGAAGTAATATGACGCCAATAAATAGTGTTGGAATAAATATCATTCCAAAAACAATCCAAAATGCAAACTCATAATCGTGCATCGGAATTCCCTGCACATTCATAGAAAAAAGTCCACTAACAAGAGTCATAGGTAATATAGCAACTTGAATAATAGTAAACGTACGCATAAGACTGTTAATTGTATGATTAGTAAGTGCTGCAAATGTATTATCTGCCGATTCTATAACTTCTTTATAATTTTCTAACATGTCCCATATTTTTTCTATCTTATCAGTAATATCATCAAAGTATAAATCCATATCTTTAGGAAGATATTTTTCAATAACTTTTTCCAGTGTTATCATAACAGGCCTTAATGGCTTAATTACACTTCTATAATTTATTATTTGCATTTTAGTTCTAGATATTGTTTCAAGCATTGATTTTGAACGATTAGAAAAGACTTGTCTGTTAATTTCATTGACGTTATTTCCAATCTTATCAAGCATAGGAAAACAATAATCAAATAACGTTTTAGTTATTCCATAGAGTAATAAAGCTGACCCTTCTTCCATGTACTCTTTTCGCACAGATTCTTCTAATTGACATTTTCGTGCTAGCTTAACCAACGGTTTAAGCTCTCCTTCATGAAGGGTTACAAGATAATCATGACCTATAAATATATCTATTTCCTCAGAATCAAGTCTGAAAAGTTCTTTTTTATATCTTGGAAGATGAAGAACAATAAAACTATAGTCCTCATAAGAATCTATCTTTGATCTTTGATGTTCAGTCATACAATCCTCCAAAAGAAGTTCATGGAAGTCATACATGTCTTCAAGCATTGTAATCTCTTTTTCGGTAGGTCTTATAATATCAATCCATTTAAGTCCATTGAATTCAATAATCTTTACTTCTGAATTTAGTTTCATCAAAGTAACATCATTCTTTTTATCACTTTTAAATGGCAATGTAAACATAATAATCTCCCTCCATTTTTAGGGAAGATTATTAAATCAGGTTAGACGAGTATTAGGACTTAATCTTCCCTTTTTTAATATTAAATTTTTATAATTTTTTTGGGACAGATAGTCATCCACTCAAATTCACCCACCCTTTTTATTTAAATAAATAAAAATATTTTTATAGTTTTCATATATTTATTGATTTTAAATACGCCTTTTAAAGTATAATAATATAATTCAAAATTTTGATGTATTTTGATTTTTAATCATAAAATATTAAACTCCCAAAATTTATAAAAAACAAAATAAAATTACTCATCTCATTTATTTTATTCAATTATTCTCATTCTGGTACCAAAATACATGCAATCAAGAAGCAATTTATATTTAAATAATTTTAATTTTACGAATTTACATAATCTATTAATTTCTCTATATACTTCTTATTTGTAAAATCTACAGGATTATCATATGCATCAAGCATCTCTTTTTCCTCATCTGTTAAGTCTTCCTTCTTTTTGCTCTTTATCTTATTCTTCATAAGTGTCATAAGAAATTTATCAAAAGAATTTAATTCATTATAGTTAAATCCACCTCTAAAATAGAAAAACTTGATGTGTTTTTGCTGCTCTGGTGTAAAATTTTTATCTTTAACTTCATTTATTACATTTTCTTTCGATGATGATGCCCCTGTTGCAAAAACTATTATCTTTTTATTCTTAAGCTTATCAAAGTTTTTTGTTATTAGTTTTATACCAATAACACCTGAAGCATATAAGCTTCCACCATAAATTATGGTATCGTACTCATTAAGCATTTCCCTGGTTGCTTTTGATGATTTAAATATATCTGCTTTCAACTCTTTAGATATCCATTCTGCATATTTCTTCGTAAAACCTGTTTTTGACTTATATATTACTACAATTTTCATTATTTTCACCTTCTAAATTGAATGATTAATTGCCCTAAGATATTTTATTAAATCTGCCCTATTCAAATCCTTATACACTTACAATATAATAAAGTTTTATAATTTTAATAACTTAATAATATATTAATTTAATAATCTAAATTATAAATCCATTAATTATTGCCTAAAAAACATCAATTACATATTTTTCTAAATTATAACACACCTTACAACTGAATCACCAAATAATGTCAATTATCTTTTATCTTAAATAATTAAAACATCTCTCCTTCTTTCAGTTTGCTATCACAGAGCTCTAAATTCCATCTTATTTATCTAAAGCTTCTCAATCACCTTATTAATTTACCTCCATATATTAAAGTATGGATGTAAAAGGAGGAACATATATGATATTATTTTTATCAGCATTACTATATAGTTTTTCATCTAATTTAGATAATTTAGTTGTGGGAATAGCTTACGGAATAAAAAAAATAAAAATAGGAATGATTGCCAATCTTGTAATTGCAGTTGTAACTTCTATCGGAACACTTTTATCTATGTTAATAGGAGCTTATATAACAACATTTTTACCACTCTATTTTGCTAATATAATAGGTGCTACAATTATTATTATATTAGGAGCATATTTTTCAATTGAAAGTATACTAAAACTTAGAAATAACAATAATTCAAAAGAGCTCGCTTTAAAAGATGTTACAGATATGATTGAATATGCAGAAAAATCTGACTTAGATAACTCTGGAAGTATAAGTATTAAAGAAGCTTTTTTTGTAGCAATTGGTCTGACTTTTAATAACATGGGTACTGGGCTAGCTGCAAGCATAACAGGTGTTAGTATTGAACTTACCGTAGTATCTACATTTATATTGAGTCTTTTTATACTTTTATTTGGGGAATCCCTAGGTAATCATGTTCTCGGAAAACTTTGTGGAAAATATGCAGCATTATTTTCAGGTCTACTACTCATAATACTTGGTATCGTTGAATTAATTAACTAATTTTTATAGAGATTTAGACTTATGCATTATAATATATCTCAACTAGAAAGAAGCTGTATTCTTTTTCGTAGTGTTGCATTTATAGCAACTGATAAAAAGAATACAGCTTCTCTCTGCAAGTTATCATATAAGTCTAAATTCAAAGTTATTTATCTACATAGAGTTTTACAATGTGAATAGAGCTTATGTGAATCTAAGCCCAAATTAGATACATATTTCTCTGTTTGTTATATATTAAATTCTCAATGAGGAATTCTATATAGATATCCAATTTATACCTCACACTTATGCTTTGAATATATATCCAAAAGTAGAAATATAGGTGATTCATTTGTGTAGTGTTACCTCTATTCCAGTTAGCTACTACATAAATCTATTGGACATTTGTATTAGAATACCAATTCCTAATGATTTGCGTACTTTCTTCACTAGGATAATACATCTTATCAGAACTAGTTTCTCCTATAGCAAATACAGAAAAGCCAAGATTCCATGGCTTATCTTCAAACACTCTTCTATATGCTTCAAAGCAGTTTGCTTGTTCCATATTATTAACAACATTAGAAACTAAGGGATTATATGGCTCAACTGATGCTTTATTAGTTCTTGGGAATCCTAATTCTCCAAAGAAAATTGGTTTATTCCATTTATCATAAAAATTCTTTATTTGTTGTTCTACATTTTGTTTTCTATTATATATTTCTGTACTTTGTAATGCACTTACTAAATTATCTACTGTATTAGTATCATTATTAGTTAATTGAAAATATGCTGCTACAGATATAAAATCTACTTTTGAAAATATCTTATTATTCAATTTGTCTTCATATTTCTTTGTTAATTCGGGTGCAAAATCTTGTGCAGTAATCCAAAAATTCGTTCTATATGTAACTAGTCCTTTATAATGTGCTCGAACATAATCAACTAAATCACACATTCTGTCTTCATCCTGCTCCATATATACAAAACTTGTACCCATGTTTAATGCATCTACATTATACGGTACAGCTACATCTTTGATTAAATTTGCCAAAACATTATTTTTCCAATTATAAAAAAAGTTATTTAAATCATCTGGTTTCCATTCCGTTTCCCCTACACTTCCATTTTCTATCCATGGATAAGGCTCTAATATTATATTTATCTTCTTAAATCTCAATTTTTTAATTAATTCTATAGCACGCTTCTCACTTCCACTATCTATTGCCATATTACTAGAAGTTCTATTATCAATATTTATTACTACTGGAACATTTAAAGTATTTAGCTGAAGTTTATCTATATCTTGAAGCACTTGATCAATATTATAGTCTGTAGATAAATTTCCTGATTTAATCTTTGTTTGAAATTTTGAATCTAATGTTTTGCCTTCTATTTTGTTTATCATCGTATTAATATATCCTCTTGAATTGACATTAATTTTATAAGCATAAAACGCAAGTGAAAATATGCTTAAGATAATAACTATTGCAATTACCCACTTCCTCTTATTAATCATTTCTACCTCCTTTGTATTATAAAAATTATCTATAAATTCAATTATAAAAATTAAACTTATCCAAATTTAGTAACGCAAAATATATATAATAACCAATCATTCTGACCTATTATTTTTTTATTTTAACTTATTAAATTTGTATCTTAAACTTTATAAATACATTGACATTATAGCATATTTAAAAATATACAATTAATAAAATGTTAAAAACATGCTTGTTTTTGTTAATTTTTATAATAAATATCACCTTTTGTAATGATAAAGCATAATTCTTTTTTTGTTCCACATCACCTACAGCATCACCTATTACATCATTTTTTCAAATAAAGCTTTTTAATAATTTAATACTTATCCAATGACATTTATGATAAATAATTATTTTTTCTGTGTAAATCATGAGAATCTGCATCTATATATTTCATTTTTTCGAATTATTAACAACAATGAATTTGCAAGAAATACTTCAAATTTATTCATAAAGCTTACTTATTCAAAATATACAGTAGATAACTATTTATAATATAAATCGCGTTTTTTTAGATATTTTTATAATATATATGCTAATAAAATTTCATATTTGTATAAATTTATACCTAAAAAAATTGCAAGAAATTATTTATGTATTCACGAAAATGCAACTTTATACTTGCAAAATGTCAAATTAATTGATAAAATTACATGTATATATTAGAAAAAACTAGGAAAGAAGAGATTAATTATGGAACTTAAACAATCAAATGAGACTACGAATAAAGTTTCAGATCATAAAACAAGCAAAATGAAACACCCACCTGGTTTGTATATGTTATTTTGTACTGAAATGTGGGAAAGATTTAGTTACTATGGTATGAGAGCTTTACTTGTAATGTATCTAACTACCGAATTTGTAAGCGGTGGACTTGGTATTGATAAAGTTACCGCAGTAAAGATGTATGGTATATTTACATCACTTGTATATCTTACTCCACTAGCTGGTGGATATATATCAGATAGATATATAGGACATAGAAAAGCTATCACCATCGGTGGAATAATAATGGCTTTAGGACAATTTACATTGTTCTCACATCAAAGTATGACAGCATTATATATCGGATTATTTTTACTTATAATTGGTAATGGTTTCTTTAAACCAAATATTTCAACATTAATCGGAGATTTATATCCAGAAGGAGATAAAAGAAAGGATGCCGCTTTCACTATTTTCTATATGGGAATAAACTTAGGATCATTCTTTGCTCCACTTGTATGTGGTACTTTAGCAGAAAATTTAATGGCAACAAAACAAGCAGGAGAAATTATACATTATGGTTTTAGATATGGTTTCTTAGCTGCTGGTATCGGTATGGTTATAGGACAAGTAATATTTAATCTATTATCAAATAAATATCTTGGAGATATTGGTAAAACCCCAGTAGTTAAAGCTAATAAGTCTTCAGATAAAAATGATGCAAACAAACCTTTAACTAAACAAGAAAAGAATAGAACTATTGTTATATGTATATTAACAGCTTTTGTTGTAGTATTCTGGACAGGCTTTGAACAAGCTGGAAGTTCACTTACCATTTATACTCAACAATATGTAAACAGAAACGTTGGTGGATGGGAAGTTCCAGTTTCATGGTTCCAATCATTAAACCCATTATTTATAG
This genomic interval carries:
- a CDS encoding SdpI family protein, with product MSCITIAIIFILLGFILIKYPPKEINGIYGYRTPLSKKNQDTWDVAQKYGGVSMLILGIVNGIFGIWAIIQPIAINNEIVQLIVILIGVIMMIVVDEMHLRKLFNKDGSRKNNS
- a CDS encoding ABC transporter ATP-binding protein, with protein sequence MNNNVIEMTNITKSFYIGKPNQLNILKNININIKKGEFVSIVGESGSGKSTLMNIIGALDRQTSGQYILDGIDIRTISDKDLSIIRNRKIGFVFQSSNLIPRTNSIQNVELPMLYADVDKRTRRNRAKELLQLVGIDDRMFHLPNELSGGQKQRVAIARALANDPEIILADEPTGALDSNTGRLVMNLFHKIHENQGKTIVLITHNKELSNETQRIIQIKDGQIVEEKINTSNNVHVLN
- a CDS encoding magnesium transporter CorA family protein; this translates as MFTLPFKSDKKNDVTLMKLNSEVKIIEFNGLKWIDIIRPTEKEITMLEDMYDFHELLLEDCMTEHQRSKIDSYEDYSFIVLHLPRYKKELFRLDSEEIDIFIGHDYLVTLHEGELKPLVKLARKCQLEESVRKEYMEEGSALLLYGITKTLFDYCFPMLDKIGNNVNEINRQVFSNRSKSMLETISRTKMQIINYRSVIKPLRPVMITLEKVIEKYLPKDMDLYFDDITDKIEKIWDMLENYKEVIESADNTFAALTNHTINSLMRTFTIIQVAILPMTLVSGLFSMNVQGIPMHDYEFAFWIVFGMIFIPTLFIGVILLLKRDKWF
- a CDS encoding flavodoxin domain-containing protein is translated as MKIVVIYKSKTGFTKKYAEWISKELKADIFKSSKATREMLNEYDTIIYGGSLYASGVIGIKLITKNFDKLKNKKIIVFATGASSSKENVINEVKDKNFTPEQQKHIKFFYFRGGFNYNELNSFDKFLMTLMKNKIKSKKKEDLTDEEKEMLDAYDNPVDFTNKKYIEKLIDYVNS
- a CDS encoding manganese efflux pump, with translation MILFLSALLYSFSSNLDNLVVGIAYGIKKIKIGMIANLVIAVVTSIGTLLSMLIGAYITTFLPLYFANIIGATIIIILGAYFSIESILKLRNNNNSKELALKDVTDMIEYAEKSDLDNSGSISIKEAFFVAIGLTFNNMGTGLAASITGVSIELTVVSTFILSLFILLFGESLGNHVLGKLCGKYAALFSGLLLIILGIVELIN
- a CDS encoding glycoside hydrolase family 113, which produces MNKRKWVIAIVIILSIFSLAFYAYKINVNSRGYINTMINKIEGKTLDSKFQTKIKSGNLSTDYNIDQVLQDIDKLQLNTLNVPVVINIDNRTSSNMAIDSGSEKRAIELIKKLRFKKINIILEPYPWIENGSVGETEWKPDDLNNFFYNWKNNVLANLIKDVAVPYNVDALNMGTSFVYMEQDEDRMCDLVDYVRAHYKGLVTYRTNFWITAQDFAPELTKKYEDKLNNKIFSKVDFISVAAYFQLTNNDTNTVDNLVSALQSTEIYNRKQNVEQQIKNFYDKWNKPIFFGELGFPRTNKASVEPYNPLVSNVVNNMEQANCFEAYRRVFEDKPWNLGFSVFAIGETSSDKMYYPSEESTQIIRNWYSNTNVQ
- a CDS encoding peptide MFS transporter, producing MELKQSNETTNKVSDHKTSKMKHPPGLYMLFCTEMWERFSYYGMRALLVMYLTTEFVSGGLGIDKVTAVKMYGIFTSLVYLTPLAGGYISDRYIGHRKAITIGGIIMALGQFTLFSHQSMTALYIGLFLLIIGNGFFKPNISTLIGDLYPEGDKRKDAAFTIFYMGINLGSFFAPLVCGTLAENLMATKQAGEIIHYGFRYGFLAAGIGMVIGQVIFNLLSNKYLGDIGKTPVVKANKSSDKNDANKPLTKQEKNRTIVICILTAFVVVFWTGFEQAGSSLTIYTQQYVNRNVGGWEVPVSWFQSLNPLFIVLFGIPVSKLWLKLANRKKGDLSIPTKMAIGMIMLGIGFILMVGAVMQRGGNVQDTAIKANMLWLVGAYYLHTMGELCLSPVGLSMVSKLAPAKIASFLMGVWLLSSFIANELAGVIASYTETLGHLEIFGGIAVVSILIGLILLALNKTLVKMME